The following proteins are co-located in the Siansivirga zeaxanthinifaciens CC-SAMT-1 genome:
- a CDS encoding FGGY-family carbohydrate kinase, which produces MIDVTAVFDIGKTNKKFFLFDSDFKEVYKEYTKFDEIEDEDGHPTENLKALQDWLKNVFKNILKASEYNVKAINFSTYGASFVHLDENGEVLTPLYNYTKPIDKEIIDGFIEKYGPKESFLKTTGCFDLSLLNSGLQLYWIKYTKPEIFKKIKYSLHLPQYLSYIFTGIALSEYTSIGCHTALWDYIKKDYHEWVYKEELHKILPTIVSTETSINMNYNGKRIKIGVGIHDSSSALLPYIRSVKKKFVLISTGTWSIALNPFTDHPIIEDTQDKDSINYMRINGKPVKATRLFLGNEYKIQVSKLDKHFGVSEDYHRHVKFDYDTYFEIIHDFEHMFKWESIVDPDMPEKTKIPYDKFEDAYHQLMTELVMLQIKSIKTVVGNDDIKRLYVDGGFSDNDLFIKLLSHNFRNMKLRTTDSSLGSALGAAVSISDSKLNSKFLKKNYALKKHVPFIIT; this is translated from the coding sequence ATGATAGATGTAACTGCTGTTTTTGATATAGGAAAAACCAATAAAAAGTTCTTTCTTTTCGATAGCGATTTTAAAGAAGTTTATAAAGAATATACCAAATTCGATGAAATTGAAGACGAAGATGGTCATCCTACAGAAAATTTAAAAGCGCTCCAAGATTGGTTAAAGAATGTTTTTAAAAATATTCTTAAAGCCTCAGAATATAATGTAAAAGCTATTAATTTTTCCACTTATGGTGCCAGTTTTGTACATTTAGATGAAAATGGCGAAGTACTTACGCCTTTATATAATTACACAAAACCAATCGATAAAGAAATCATTGATGGCTTTATTGAAAAATATGGTCCGAAAGAATCATTTCTAAAAACTACAGGTTGCTTTGATTTAAGTTTATTAAACTCGGGTTTACAACTCTACTGGATAAAATACACAAAGCCTGAAATATTTAAAAAAATAAAGTACTCTTTACACTTACCGCAATATTTAAGTTATATTTTCACAGGAATTGCATTAAGCGAATACACAAGTATAGGTTGCCATACAGCGCTTTGGGATTATATAAAAAAAGATTACCACGAGTGGGTATACAAAGAAGAACTTCATAAAATATTACCAACCATTGTTTCTACCGAAACCAGTATTAATATGAATTACAATGGTAAACGCATTAAAATTGGTGTTGGAATTCACGATAGTTCATCGGCTCTATTGCCCTACATACGAAGTGTAAAAAAGAAGTTTGTTTTAATTTCTACAGGCACCTGGAGTATTGCTTTAAATCCGTTTACAGATCATCCAATTATTGAAGATACTCAGGATAAAGATTCTATAAACTACATGCGAATTAATGGCAAGCCTGTAAAAGCTACCCGTTTATTCTTAGGTAATGAATACAAAATACAAGTAAGTAAACTCGATAAACATTTTGGTGTTTCAGAAGATTACCATCGTCATGTTAAATTTGATTATGACACGTATTTTGAAATTATTCATGATTTTGAACATATGTTTAAATGGGAAAGCATTGTAGATCCAGATATGCCAGAAAAAACAAAAATTCCTTACGATAAATTTGAAGATGCATATCATCAACTCATGACCGAATTAGTAATGCTTCAAATAAAAAGCATTAAGACCGTTGTTGGAAACGATGATATTAAAAGACTTTATGTAGATGGTGGTTTTAGTGATAATGATCTCTTTATCAAACTATTATCTCATAACTTTAGAAACATGAAATTAAGAACAACCGACTCGTCTTTGGGTTCTGCTTTGGGTGCAGCGGTCTCTATTTCAGATTCAAAATTAAATTCTAAATTCCTAAAAAAGAATTATGCCCTTAAAAAGCATGTTCCTTTTATAATTACTTAA
- a CDS encoding sugar isomerase: protein MKIEENHIQNVNNNDLKSHNDHFDFLSNSLNNKGVDVNNIVKKLQEFQVAIPSWALGAGGTRFGRFSFYGEPSNLEQKIQDVGLIHSLTQTAGAVSLHIPWDIPEDYKAIKEIASGLNIKFDAVNSNTFQDQKNAKESYKYGSLSNTSEAVRQQAIQHNLDVINIGDKLGSKSLTVWLADGSCFPGQNNFQTALQNTENSLKEIYKGLPNDWSMLIEYKPYEPNFYSTVIQDWGTSFMLANACGDKAYSLVDLGHHLPNSNIEQIVSILMLKGKLGGFHFNDSKYGDDDLTVGSIKPYALFLIFNELVYGMQNNPQNPDLAWMIDASHNVKDPLEDLIQSLEAIQEAYAKALLVDQNELKIAQQENDVVKCQEILQNAYRTDVRPLLEKARLNAGGALNPIKAYRSLDVRNELIKERGKNTVATGL from the coding sequence ATGAAAATAGAAGAAAATCACATTCAAAACGTAAATAATAACGATTTAAAATCTCACAATGATCACTTTGATTTTTTATCAAACAGCTTAAACAATAAAGGTGTTGATGTAAACAACATCGTAAAAAAACTTCAAGAATTTCAAGTAGCCATTCCTAGTTGGGCTTTGGGTGCTGGGGGTACAAGATTTGGAAGATTTTCTTTTTACGGAGAACCTTCAAACTTAGAGCAAAAAATTCAAGATGTTGGTTTAATTCATAGCCTAACACAAACTGCGGGAGCTGTTTCGCTTCATATTCCATGGGATATTCCAGAAGATTATAAAGCTATTAAGGAAATTGCTAGTGGTCTAAATATTAAATTTGATGCTGTAAATTCAAATACTTTTCAAGATCAAAAAAATGCGAAAGAAAGTTATAAATATGGCTCTTTAAGCAATACAAGTGAAGCAGTTAGACAACAAGCCATACAGCATAATTTAGATGTTATTAATATTGGTGACAAACTAGGATCCAAAAGTTTAACCGTTTGGTTAGCAGATGGCTCATGTTTTCCAGGTCAAAATAACTTTCAAACAGCGCTTCAAAATACAGAAAACAGTTTAAAAGAAATTTATAAAGGATTGCCAAACGACTGGAGTATGCTTATAGAGTATAAACCCTACGAACCTAATTTTTACAGTACAGTTATACAAGACTGGGGTACTTCTTTTATGTTAGCAAATGCTTGTGGTGATAAAGCTTACTCATTGGTAGATTTAGGTCATCATTTACCAAATAGCAACATAGAGCAAATTGTTTCTATTTTAATGCTTAAAGGAAAATTAGGTGGTTTCCACTTCAATGATAGTAAATATGGTGACGACGATTTAACCGTTGGAAGCATTAAACCTTATGCCCTATTTTTAATTTTTAATGAATTGGTTTATGGTATGCAAAACAATCCGCAAAACCCAGATTTAGCTTGGATGATTGACGCAAGTCATAACGTAAAAGATCCCTTAGAAGACTTAATACAATCTCTAGAGGCTATTCAGGAAGCCTATGCTAAAGCGCTATTAGTTGACCAAAATGAATTAAAAATAGCACAACAAGAAAACGATGTTGTAAAGTGTCAAGAAATTCTACAAAACGCTTATAGAACAGATGTAAGACCGCTTCTGGAAAAAGCAAGATTAAATGCTGGTGGTGCTTTAAATCCAATTAAAGCCTACAGAAGTTTAGACGTTAGAAATGAATTAATAAAAGAGAGAGGAAAAAATACTGTAGCAACAGGTTTATAA